Below is a window of Camelus ferus isolate YT-003-E chromosome 4, BCGSAC_Cfer_1.0, whole genome shotgun sequence DNA.
TGCCGAGAGAAGCCCAACTTGCCCCGAGAGAAAAAGTAAAGCTCCTTTTCTTCTTAAAGATTGCCACACCTTTGAGTTTAAATAGAAGGACTGAACAGGCTATGCTGtgtttagactttttaaaattttgaaaattcttggTTATACTTTTTGCCGTCTGTTATGCTAAAAGTTTCAGTGGACGTATAATAGGAGATAAAAATGACCGAatgttctgtgttttttaatttaaaaatgtagtttttgcACAAAACTCATTCCCTCGTAGAAgatcttgttttttccttctcgTTACCAATATGACATGTGGAAATGATTGTGTGCTAAAGCCTTTTCTGTAGTAAGGGAGGGTGCACTTCCATGAGAAGGAGACAGTGTTATTTGTGACAAAATGAAGGGGATTCAGCACCAGCGAATCATGGAAAATGGAAGCTGCTCCCCGTGTTACTCTTCTGTTTGGAGAATTAGAACTTTGACTCTTCCTTTGTGTGTACGTTCTAGGAAATCCCGGACGTCCAACACCAAAGTACACGAAAGTCGGAGAGCGTTTACGGCATGTCATTCCTGGACATGTGGCCTGCTCCGTGGCATGTGGTGGCAAAGCTTGCAAGTATGAAAACCCAGCGTGCTGGAGCGAGCAGGAGCAGGCTATCAAGGGGGTCTACTCGTCATGGTAAGTGATCCGGTCCGTCTTCAGTAGCTCCCACCTGCTGCTGAGCAGGAAAAGGGAATGGACACGTGGGCGATGCTGGGGACGGTGGGCTGCAGAAGAAGGAATATGGGGTTTGCAGTCAGAGGAActcacctcccctccctggcctgacaaactgtgtgatcttggcttACTCACACAGGCACTCCGAAccaagttcctcatctgtaaaatggaaataataaaaccaaccttacaggtttgttttttttaattcagtgaaatGCTCTATGTAAAGTATCTCAAAGAAATGATACCTAGATGGCTCTTAAATTTCAGAAATTGCGAGGAATAATTAAAACATTCAGCTATAAATTTGAGAAATTATGAGGTACACATGTAGCTTTTTTATCTCATACAGGTAAACTTTAGCCTCGTTTTTATTCTGTTGCTGTATTCTGTGTGAAAGGACACCTTTTCATGCCAGTACGTGTACTTCCCGTGTAGCAGGTGTACAGGCTATGAGTTCAGTAAATGGTATAACATGCTTATGTTGTTTGTGGTCAGTGTAACTCATTCATTATTGAATCATActgcttttattattaatagtaaaCTTGCATAGACCTCTTTTGATATAGTGATCTCTCTGAAAAATTCTGATATTCAAACCAAATCCCATTTGGAAAGCACTAAGAGGAATGTTTAAAGAACTCTAGCAGTGAATCATTTTATACGGCAAGAATCCTTTTACAGCTTAGATATTTGTCAACCAGCTGATCTAACTTGCAACCCTCTTTGGATTTGCTAGGTACACGTGTAGTGACATAGTCTGGGGTCCACTGTCACATGTTCCCCACAGATCATGTTCTACTTTATCACTGTCTTAAAGAATGTTGTGAAAGTGTGGTCAGACAAGTAAATTCCTAATAATGCAGCTTAAGGTCACAttaatatttttggtttattGTCGACTAAACCATCTGAATATTTTTCACCTCTACTGCTTTCATGTTACATCCCTCCTCATCTTAAACTAAGGACTATTAAGTTTGGGGGGCTCCCCAAGCCTTTGAGGGGCCCTGTTAAGTTTTAGACTTTGCCTCGGGCAGGAGGGGTGGTATCTTCCTGAATCCTGCCCTGCTCATTTAATGTCTTTGTTACTCCACTCAGGCTCATGTGACCCCCAGTTCCGGTAGGCTACCTTATGTATCTTTTAGCAGGCCACTGATGAGAAATTCGACCAGAACAGAGTGGAGCCAGATCCCTAATGAGAGTGACAGCTCTTTATTGGGCTTTTGTCCATGTGTACATTCAGTAAATATCCATTTGGCCACAGGCCAGGCATCGTGCTAGACactttgaattattattttcataaaacttttaaagtagacattattaatgtaattttattgaTGAAGGGATTGAGGTCCAGAGAGACTAAGTAATTTGctacacagctagaaagtgaaaAAGCCAGTATTTGAAACCAGGCCtgactgactccaaagcccatgtttcTGGCTAACAATAACTGAGCATTTATTCATAGCTACATGCCAGGACTTGTGCTAAAGACTTCCCATTCACATCATATtgaattctcacagcaaccctgcaAGGCGGTCATTACTGTCCCCACTCAAAACTTCAGGTAACTGGGGTATAGAGAGCTGAGTAAGAAAATTCCTCCCATTGGCCCTCCTCATTTAGTCAGTAACCTTTGGATAAATAATCCAGATGCTACCTTTGCAGCCAGCTGTTTCTCCATCACATCCGCTAGAATCTCATGAGAGTCCTGGAAAATACTGTGCTGGAGTCCATCTCTTTTTCCAGACATTTAAGAAGCTAGGGTTTCTTGGATCCCTAATCATGATACAGAATTGAAGCCAGATTTTTGTCTAAGCAGACTTTTATCTTACAGAGTTGTTGAAATCATGGGAAAAGGGCTTGAAATCTTGCATTCTCTTTCTCAGACCTTAGAGCTGGAATGTTCTCGGTTTTATGCATCTCACCAGTCCCTCCTCCCATCTGCAGGGTCACTGATCATATCCTGGCCATGGCGCGCCCGTCCACGGAGCTCCTAGAGAAGTACTGCATCATCGAGCAGTTCCGAAGGTAAACGGCGTGTTGTTTACACACTTTAATAAGCCAGCTCATGTTTGCTCTTGCCATCCTTTTGACTTCAAGTGGaaaagtgcttttattttaacTACAGGAGTGTGAAGAGCTTATTTCAAATAAGATGTTACTGTTTTCAGAGTAATTAATGGTGTTTATGAATGCcaaaaatggttattttttttcAGCAGTACCTCCCAGTatgactgattttgttttttcttcttcctttaagtCACGGTATAAAAACTATCATCAACCTGCAGCGTCCTGGTGAGCATGCCAGCTGTGGGAATCCTCTGGAACAAGAAAGTGGCTTCACGTACCTTCCTGAAGCTTTCATGGAGGCTGGCAGTAAGTCCTTCCACCCTCCTCTCTGTGAGTTACCAACGACAGAGCTCAAAGACTTGTTGTCTGCTCAGCTCTTGGGTTAAAAAGGTGATGGGAATAAACAGCTACTGCATAGTAGTAGGGCTCCTAAAAGTAAAGGAGAGCTAACTTTCAGTAGTGCTACCATCCTCCTTCGGTACTGCTGTTGAAAGTCCAGGGTCTCTTTTCCCCTGTCAGAGGGATCTTGAGAGGAGACTGGAGACCTTGtagaaataattaacataaaCAGCATGCTGGATCTCTCATATTTACTCCTGAAAGCTGATGTGCAATAGTGTTCTGCGTCACACATGAGGCCACGCAGGCTGAGCAAGGTGTGATGTGCCCGGGGTCACAGCGCTCAGTCATGGCAGCAGGCTCGGAGCCTTGGACCCACTCGTGCTTTGAGCTGCTGCCCGGCTCTGCCCCGGGTGGGTGCAGGGAGTCTTCACGTGGCATCACCAGAAGCCCCTCGGTCATGGGAGCGTCAGGATGGAAACCGCGAAACGCGTGTTACTCATACTGAGCTGGGAAGGGTCAGCCCGTGCCAGTTTTAgaacttatatttattttagaggtTTGTGTCTAGCTGTTTTCTCCCACTGGGCAGAAGACCTCTGTGTACTTACTGCCTTATGCCATTCATCAGTCAGTTAGACGTGTTTCCATGCTTAAACACGGTTGCACGCTTTCCCTCCATGGTTGAATAATTTTGGCATAAATCGCTGACTGTAATTTGCAATCTTGCTTTTCCTTAATTCTTTCTGGCTGAGTTTCAGCAGGAAATGTGTTAAGTAATATAGAATGTGCTTTGTAAGAAATGTTAACAGTAAATTTACTAGAAACGTATAAAGCCTTTTATTTTAGGCCTGCACACCCAGTGAGATCTGTGTGCTTTATAGCTTTATACTTTCCATAAATTAACTCACTTTGCcaatatttttcttatacattgattttttttcctgttctcttttttattgttcaGTTTATTTCTACAATTTCGGGTGGAAGGATTATGGTGTAGCGTCACTTACCACCATCTTAGATATGGTAAAGGTGATGACATTTGCCTTACAAGAAGGAAAAGTAGCTGTCCACTGTCATGCAGGGCTTGGTCGAACAGGTAAATTCCAGGAGGTGGTTTTAATGGTCTGGTAGCATACTTAGACATATAAGGAATAATATTTCCTTATTCTAGAGggtaaatatttttcagaatcctATCAAAGCTTTGGAGTCAAATGGAACAAGTCAATAAAAGATACTTGAAATATCTTAAACAGTTTTAGTGACCATATATTCATGAGAGTATTTTTGGATGACTGAGGGTTAAAACCTCATTATATTGAGTAATAAACAGGTGGATTGCCACAACGAGCTAAATGACCTTTCTGATTTTcctctttaaaggaaaaaaagtcaacactttgtttttaatacataaggtcttttaaaaatgtaattttccttaACCAAAGTAATAATGAAAGTAGCAAGTGTTATTTCTcctactgtctttttttttttttaagtctctagcAACAATGTAAGTGTTAAAGGAAGTTAATTAATTTGCTACATCAAGTAAGTGTCAAGGCCATGATTTAATTCCATGGCTATAAGGATTTTGTTTGTGAAGGAGAGTCTTATCTGTGCCTAGAATTCTGTATGAAAATCGAAGATTTACTAAAAAACGCAGCAGAGCATCAGTGCTGTGCTGAAATTGGGGCACAAGAAGAGTGGGGAACTTCATTGTCATCTGGTCCAGCCAGACATCCGAGCTCGACTCTGCCCACAGTGTGCCTGTGTACCtgcctttttattattcattttaatttggtactaattaaaaagaatacataatatTTATACTCTTAAGGCTGTTTTCCTTAATACTAAGTACTTATAGAAAAATAGAGTTATAGCATGGTCTGGAGGAAAATGCATGTTAGTTTAGGCACAAATCTTGAAGAAgactcatcaggaaaaaaaaaagtcgatTTTGAATGTGAATAATCCCCAAAGATAAAAATACccaagtaaaaaacaaaaatgcccaAGTAGGAAAAATGCCAGTCTAGAACGTACCACCAACTGATGGCAAGGTTGGCAGGGATGGGAAGTTCCAAGCAGAGTGTATGGATTGATTGGATGGAAATTTTTAAGAGCTGTTCAGAATGGAAAGAGGGTTTGCTTTTTTCCATGATGGAGTTGGGAATGATCAAGATAAATGGGCCAGGTAATCAGTTCATTCAGTCATCCCCCTCATACACAGCTAGGTATCCCCCCTCACTCCACACTTACTCGGCTTCACTCTGACAGTTCTTGTGCTTGCCCTGGGGTGCAGAGGTGGCTAAGGGTTCTCAGTTAAGGGAAAGGTTGCCACACAGACaagtaaatagataaacaccCACACAGAAGTTCAAAAGTTTTCATTGTCCTCacaatatttctgtatttatatggTTTCCTAACAGCAAATTTTAAATCatcaaagaatatgaataaaaacataaGTTTTTCTCAtatcaatcttttcttcttcactgttTAGGTGTTTTAATAGCATGTTACTTAGTTTTTGCAACAAGAATGACTGCTGACCAAGCAATTATATTTGTTCGGGCAAAACGACCTAATTCCATACAAACGCGAGGACAGCTACTGTGTGTAAGGGAATTCACCCAGTTTCTGGTTCCTCTTCGCAATGTCTTCTCTTGCTGTGACCCCAAGGCCCATGCTGTCACCCTAGCACAGTACCTAATTCGCCAGCACCATCTGCTTCATGGATACGAGGCCCGACTTCTGAAACACGTACCAAAAATTATCCACCTCGTTTGCAGATTGCTGCTGGACTTGGCTGAGAACAGGCCGGTGGTGAGGCAGGAAGTGGCGGCAGTACCTGGCCTCTCTGCTGAGATTGAAAAGACCGTTTCTGAGGTGGTCACAAGGCAGCTGGAGAAGGCGTTGCTGAGACATGACAGCTACGCGTCGGGCTCTTTCGCCCCCAGCGCAGTGGTGGCAGATTGTGAGAATCAGGATGCAGTTCTTTCCAGTGAGCAAGAGTTTGACCCTCTGTGGAAGAGGCGGAACATTGAGTGTCTTCAGCCCCTGACTCATCTGAAAAGACGGCTTAGCTACAGCGACTCGGATTTAAAGAGGGCCGAGTCCGTCCTGGAGCGAGGGGGCACGCCGTGGACGGCGCCTGCCCAGGGCTTGCTCTGCCACAAGCCCATCAGCCGTTGTGACTCTTCACGGTCCCCACAGCCAGATTTAAATAAGGAAATGCTGGCTTGCAGcgctttttctttctggaatcaGGCTAAATTTGGAGGCCTGGAAAGACTGAGAGATGACGGGTCACCAGTTTCCTCTAGGACGAACATTCCAAAGGAAATACAGCGAAGTAGAACCTTTTCTTCAGGTGTTTCGGGATCATGCAACCCTGGGGAACCAGTTACACCAAACTTGGCACATATCCCTAAGGAACCAAACTGTTCTCACCAGCAGGTGTCCCACTGTGGACGTGAAGCTCTCGGTGGTTGTGGCCCGGGCTCTGCTGCAGGGCATGGGGAGACTTGCCGCTGCCCTTGGGGCTGTGGGTCCGGTCCCAAAGCACAGCTCTCGGTTGGACTTGAAACCCAAGACGGCAGAGATCTGTCTAAAGTCACGCCAAGCACAGTTTTACAGTCTGAACTGAGTGTTGAAGCAAGGAGAATAGTGGCAGCCAAAGCCCTGGCAAATTTAGATGAGtttgcagaagaggaggaggtgaaaAGGAAGGTAGAAATGTGGCAGGTACTCGCACTTCGCTTGATTATATACACGTGGGAAGTATTTGCGTCGGagcaaaaggaatatattttccaaattcatttGTTACGGGAATTTGAAGACATATTTGTATAATACTTAACTTTTGAACGTCAGGCTTCTCAGCCGTAATACCAGCTTTGCTGTCAtagaaacagcagacacagggctgctgtgtgggTCCGTTCCAATCCCTGTGAGAGAGAGCACTTGGTGCTTAGCACTGAGCAGGGTGCTTGGCTGCACAGGGCATCAGTATTGATGGATGTCGATGCCTGCCTTCTCTCTCGCTGGGTTTGTGGGACGGATGGACAGACGAATGGACCCCAAGCAGACAGCTGTAGGAGCTGACCTGAAGCATCTCTAACCTGAGGCCTGGCAGGGAGCCCCACTCTGAGACCCATTGACAGTTCAGAGACAGTTCTTTTCCAAAACTCATCAACGCAAGTGTCGAGTGAGGTCAGAGGATGAGAAACGGGTGCTGTCTGCTCAGCGTTCCCTCCTGCAGACTTCCCAGTCCACCCCAGTGAGGCAGCTGTTGGATTCCAGGAAGCAAATGGGAATGACCACATAGTATTTTTGCGCCACTAGTTTTATCTGAGATTGGGTCTTTGGGGTCTACTTCCTGGCTTTTACTTAAATTAGAATGAGAAGTTGTTAATTTTAACCCCTTTTTGTGTTGTCACTTTCACTAgaaagacagtcttttttttttttaattttatattttaaattttttaaaaatttaacaacttGTGGCATAGTCtatgtacagtaaactacacacatttcagatgtgcaatttgatgcattttgatAGATGTGCACACCTGTAAACCCCCTGCCACAGTCAAGACACCTGACATTCCATCACTCCCTAAGAGGTTCAcgttttgaactcccagtttatcccttcccagcacATTTACCCCCTGGttaccataagtctgttttctgtctgtgagtctgtgttttgtaaataagttcatttgtgcccttttttttagattccacatgtaagtggtagcatatggtagttttcttgctctttctggcttgtttcacttaaaatgaccGTCTCCAGGGCCATCCGTGTACTTTTGTGTCTGTTGAGTTGATGTATGTTTttgttcttcagtttgttaacATGGTGTATCAGATTGATTGATTCGCAGATACTGAAAACTCCGTGcgttcctgggataaatccttgCACGCCACTTGACCGTGGGGTACATGatctttttaatgcattgttggagttgacttgctagtgttttgttgaggattttgcatctatattcataagtgatattggcctgtaattttcatttttgtgatacctttgtctggttttggtatcagggtgatggtggcctgttagaatgagtttggaagtgttcctgcCTCTGCaatcttttggaatagtttcagaagggtaggtgttaactcttctctaaatgtttggtagaatcagcctgtgaagccacctggtcctggacttttgttcgttgggagttttttaattactgattgaATTTCAGGACTGGTAATTGGTCCGTtcatgatttctgttttcttccgtTCAGTCTTGGCAGATtatacctttctaagaaattgtccgtTTCTTCTgagttgtcctttttgttggtgtGGAGTTGCTCATTGTAGCCTCTCAGGATCCCttgcatttctgtggtgtcagctgtgacttctttttcatttctgattttattgatttgggccctctcccttttttctgttgatgagtctgactaaaggtttatcaattttgtttatcttttcaaagaaccagcttttagtttcattgatcttttctgttgtttttttagtctctatttcatatatttctgctctaatcttacGATTTCtcttcttctactaactttgggttttgccTGTTCTTCTTTCTGTAATCAcattaggtgtaaggttaggttgtttatttgagattttccttgtttcttgaGGTAATAAAACCAATCAGTTGAATTCTGGAACAACTAAAATGATTTGAGCACATAATACTGCCTGTGCGCCTGCTGGGCCTTTCACATCTGTTATTTCATGTGGTTTTCACAGTAATCCTGAGAGACAGGTGATATTATTTATGGATTCTTTGTTAGATTTTCAGTCCTTATGAATTAAGtatcacagatggggaaactaagggtCACAGGGGTCCGGTGATACACTTGAGGTCATGTGGTTCAAATGCAGCCGACCCAGGATACAGTCTATGTGTTTAATGCTTTCCATCATCCCTGCTGTCCTTCCCAACCCCACTGGAAGACTTCAGAAAACAACAATGATGTAATGGTCGTTTTACTAATAGGGTCTTTGAGTCGTGCCATTTCTGCTCAGCTTCTCTTCGTATTATCtacataaaattgaataaaagacTGTATACATGATCTGTGGGATATGAAGAACTATACACAACTATTTGTGAGATAATAGAGAGAAACTCAGTGCCAGAGGACCCTGGTGGTGTGGCAGGAACGTCACGGACtggggtggagctgggctggggacgCCTCTTTTGGCCTCTCTCACCGTGGGCTCCTGGGCAAGTTGCTTTATCTTTCCTGAGCCCCTCAGTACACTCACCTGTAAAAGGGGGCCTCCTTGATGGGCTGTTGTAGAAATCAGAGAGAAGTCATGTATTACCATTACTGCCATACTGTTAGTGTTCTGTGAATATTGGATGCGTGAGTGAATGAGTGGTGCTTATTCCTGttgtatgttttatttacctaaacataaatataaaccctgtcagaaattaaaattcttatCTCACTTTTCCCCTGTTCTCTGAGGCAAAGTCTTAAAATCTGCTTAAATTAGCTCCAAGCATTTGGCATGTTGGCAAGACTTCCTAGTTACTTCACCCTGTCAAATTTTGAGAATGCCCAGCCTGTTGGTTAAGTTCTATGTAGGATTCTTAAAAAcgaatttgaaagaaatatatgtaagaCATTTACCAGcttttggtccttttttttttttttttttttgacacttttTTTGGCATTTTGACATTTCATGCAGAAGCTTTTCCTTATCCCAGGTTTACTTGTAGGTGTTCCCATATTCACACTTTTTTCATCCCCCATTCTGCTTCACTGCAGTGAATATTCCTCTTTTGTTCCAAGGAGTCTGAAAAGGATTATTCCCTCTTCTTGAACCATTACAGTGGTTTCTGAACAAAGTGGAGAACTCGGGTTAACTAAGTCCTTCTCTGTACCCGGAGCTTCAGTGGTCCTCTGTTAGTCAGCCCACCTGAGGGGCAGGATGACCTccacaaaggaaactgaggcttagagaagttaaatgtCTCAGCCCGAGGTGCAGCCTGGAAGTTGGGGGCGCTGGGAGGGTTCTCAGTCCACACCCCAGAGCCTGAGGCTTGACCCTCCTGGGCAGCCTAAAGACCATCAGATGTCAGCCGGTGCCTGCCTCCCTCGCTGCCTCActttgtctctcttcctcctcctccgtctCCCCCTCTTCTGTCCTgtgttctcccttctccctttctctttctcttccttccttcttttttagaaAGAACTAAATTCCCGAGATGGAGCTTGGGAAAGACTGTGTGGCGAGAGGGATCCTCTCACCCTGTGCAGCTTGATGTGGTCCTGGGTGGAGCAGCTGAAGGAGCCTGTGATCCCCAGACGGGACGTGGACACGCTGCTTGACAGGCGGGCGGAGGCCGCGGAAGCGCTGTTTCTGTTAGACAAGGTAATTGGACAGCTGATGAGGTTCGTTGGCTAAAGGGCC
It encodes the following:
- the PTPDC1 gene encoding protein tyrosine phosphatase domain-containing protein 1 isoform X1, which encodes MAVRSCRVMLVSQCKFIAEQAGAAIASPPALASWKASAMQDPPRRLSAMPFLSAFLQGRRHSASDPLLRLQQGRRSSAAKMLSSSSLQVMVAMSSVSCAERSPTCPERKRNPGRPTPKYTKVGERLRHVIPGHVACSVACGGKACKYENPACWSEQEQAIKGVYSSWVTDHILAMARPSTELLEKYCIIEQFRSHGIKTIINLQRPGEHASCGNPLEQESGFTYLPEAFMEAGIYFYNFGWKDYGVASLTTILDMVKVMTFALQEGKVAVHCHAGLGRTGVLIACYLVFATRMTADQAIIFVRAKRPNSIQTRGQLLCVREFTQFLVPLRNVFSCCDPKAHAVTLAQYLIRQHHLLHGYEARLLKHVPKIIHLVCRLLLDLAENRPVVRQEVAAVPGLSAEIEKTVSEVVTRQLEKALLRHDSYASGSFAPSAVVADCENQDAVLSSEQEFDPLWKRRNIECLQPLTHLKRRLSYSDSDLKRAESVLERGGTPWTAPAQGLLCHKPISRCDSSRSPQPDLNKEMLACSAFSFWNQAKFGGLERLRDDGSPVSSRTNIPKEIQRSRTFSSGVSGSCNPGEPVTPNLAHIPKEPNCSHQQVSHCGREALGGCGPGSAAGHGETCRCPWGCGSGPKAQLSVGLETQDGRDLSKVTPSTVLQSELSVEARRIVAAKALANLDEFAEEEEVKRKVEMWQKELNSRDGAWERLCGERDPLTLCSLMWSWVEQLKEPVIPRRDVDTLLDRRAEAAEALFLLDKGQHQTILCVLHCVASLRAIPADVEEAILARAIKAFTKVSFDSENGPVVYNTLKKIFKHTLEEKRKMTKDDPKPDVW
- the PTPDC1 gene encoding protein tyrosine phosphatase domain-containing protein 1 isoform X2, whose amino-acid sequence is MSAGLLPQNEQPYSPMLNNSGCAADMKGNPGRPTPKYTKVGERLRHVIPGHVACSVACGGKACKYENPACWSEQEQAIKGVYSSWVTDHILAMARPSTELLEKYCIIEQFRSHGIKTIINLQRPGEHASCGNPLEQESGFTYLPEAFMEAGIYFYNFGWKDYGVASLTTILDMVKVMTFALQEGKVAVHCHAGLGRTGVLIACYLVFATRMTADQAIIFVRAKRPNSIQTRGQLLCVREFTQFLVPLRNVFSCCDPKAHAVTLAQYLIRQHHLLHGYEARLLKHVPKIIHLVCRLLLDLAENRPVVRQEVAAVPGLSAEIEKTVSEVVTRQLEKALLRHDSYASGSFAPSAVVADCENQDAVLSSEQEFDPLWKRRNIECLQPLTHLKRRLSYSDSDLKRAESVLERGGTPWTAPAQGLLCHKPISRCDSSRSPQPDLNKEMLACSAFSFWNQAKFGGLERLRDDGSPVSSRTNIPKEIQRSRTFSSGVSGSCNPGEPVTPNLAHIPKEPNCSHQQVSHCGREALGGCGPGSAAGHGETCRCPWGCGSGPKAQLSVGLETQDGRDLSKVTPSTVLQSELSVEARRIVAAKALANLDEFAEEEEVKRKVEMWQKELNSRDGAWERLCGERDPLTLCSLMWSWVEQLKEPVIPRRDVDTLLDRRAEAAEALFLLDKGQHQTILCVLHCVASLRAIPADVEEAILARAIKAFTKVSFDSENGPVVYNTLKKIFKHTLEEKRKMTKDDPKPDVW